In Ktedonobacterales bacterium, the following proteins share a genomic window:
- a CDS encoding nucleotide sugar dehydrogenase: MRTICVIGTGYVGLVTGTCLADMGNQVTCVDIIPEKIEKLKAGILPIYEPGLSELVERNVLAERLHFTTSYQEGLAGAEFIFIAVGTPTGQDGYGADLHYVESAARSIAEELDHYAVIINKSTVPVGTGDVVATLIRQNLKRPDVRFSVVSNPEFLREGAAVLDFLQPDRVVLGSTERDAATLVAELYLPLRAPMVITDIYTAEMIKYASNAFLATKISFINEIASICERLGADVKEVAAGMGYDKRIGRPMLDAGLGYGGSCFVGEESVFALNSPHVATERFDTLFAKGAKDSEPFRGDVVELVQPAEQRVLAFDLETGQPTLADVKAITRRPYKGRMVTINTSMGRTLRVTADHPIVLHKNEQFMIWSASAVVPGDHLMALTELPAVEQAAPLNLIELLRDTPLEADVYVASNDHTFSEQYARFAAAIPTTMLKYPQEIRQHNRMSLRLFRHLSEAGALDISAEKLQLYTAKGAATKINALIPVDADLLRLCGYYLAEGYLSRDVGRAGAVRERVGLCFHENEAEYIADAQRILGRWGLKFIERRATSALTTIVSSRILAWLLRDVLRCGMRSEDKSLPRLAFNVSPLLRQELIRGAFSGDGSVTLVQKGQNLMLEYATVSKTLADGMALLLQTVGVIPSIRTRWMNKSKQPAYILRVSGYEQIASLKDAFGEKRRAQIERVLAGYQRHIQPHGFERHGPFATLVVREVKHEDVETTVYSMETSTGTLIASSGLISHNCFPKDVKALAHMGAEAGLHPQLLNAVMEINQDQRRLVVDKLVSLLGGLRGATVGILGLAFKPNTDDMRDAPSVDIVHWLLAQGAEVRAYDPVAIETAQQVMAGLPVTYCKTSYEAAEGADALVVVTEWNEFKSLNMLRIHDSMRRPILIDGRNIYEPTEMQRLGFTYRGMGRASGNALLGLANGQSANGAAEARVSGALPKASNAS; encoded by the coding sequence TTGAGAACGATTTGCGTCATTGGCACAGGGTATGTGGGTCTGGTGACGGGGACTTGCCTGGCCGATATGGGAAATCAAGTGACCTGTGTTGATATTATCCCCGAAAAGATTGAAAAATTGAAAGCTGGTATCCTGCCTATCTATGAGCCTGGCCTGAGCGAACTGGTCGAGCGCAACGTGCTGGCGGAGCGGCTGCATTTCACGACCAGCTATCAAGAGGGTCTGGCGGGCGCGGAGTTCATCTTTATCGCGGTTGGTACCCCCACCGGCCAGGATGGATACGGCGCTGACCTGCATTATGTGGAGAGCGCGGCGCGTTCCATTGCCGAAGAACTGGACCATTACGCCGTCATTATCAATAAAAGTACCGTCCCGGTCGGCACAGGGGATGTGGTCGCTACCCTCATTCGTCAGAACCTCAAGCGCCCGGATGTCCGTTTCTCGGTGGTCTCGAATCCCGAATTTCTGCGCGAGGGGGCGGCAGTGCTGGATTTCTTGCAGCCTGATCGCGTGGTGCTGGGGTCCACGGAGCGCGATGCCGCCACGCTGGTGGCTGAACTCTATCTGCCGCTGCGCGCGCCGATGGTCATTACCGATATTTATACGGCTGAAATGATTAAATATGCTTCCAATGCGTTTCTAGCGACGAAAATCTCTTTTATCAATGAGATTGCCAGTATCTGCGAGCGGCTGGGGGCAGATGTCAAAGAAGTGGCCGCCGGGATGGGCTATGATAAACGCATCGGACGCCCGATGCTGGACGCTGGCCTGGGATACGGGGGCAGTTGTTTTGTTGGCGAGGAGTCGGTCTTCGCGCTGAACAGCCCTCATGTAGCGACGGAACGTTTTGATACCCTCTTTGCCAAAGGGGCGAAGGACAGCGAGCCGTTCCGGGGCGATGTGGTGGAACTGGTTCAGCCCGCTGAACAGCGCGTTCTGGCGTTTGATCTGGAGACGGGGCAGCCCACGCTGGCCGATGTCAAGGCTATCACACGGCGCCCCTACAAAGGCAGGATGGTGACGATCAACACCAGCATGGGTCGCACGCTGCGCGTCACCGCCGATCACCCGATTGTTTTGCACAAAAATGAGCAGTTCATGATCTGGTCGGCGTCGGCAGTTGTACCTGGCGATCATCTGATGGCACTAACCGAACTTCCTGCTGTCGAGCAGGCGGCGCCGCTCAATCTGATCGAACTGCTGCGGGATACCCCACTGGAGGCGGATGTCTACGTTGCCTCCAACGACCATACGTTCAGCGAACAATATGCGCGGTTCGCCGCCGCGATTCCGACGACGATGCTCAAGTATCCCCAGGAGATCAGGCAGCATAACCGGATGTCGCTGCGCCTCTTCCGCCATCTCAGCGAGGCGGGCGCTCTCGATATTTCCGCCGAGAAATTGCAACTCTATACGGCCAAGGGCGCGGCCACGAAGATCAATGCGTTGATCCCGGTTGACGCCGATTTGCTGCGGCTGTGCGGCTATTATCTGGCCGAAGGCTATCTCTCGCGCGATGTGGGCCGGGCTGGCGCGGTGCGTGAGCGCGTCGGCCTCTGCTTCCATGAAAACGAAGCTGAATATATCGCGGATGCGCAGCGCATTCTGGGCCGCTGGGGTCTAAAGTTCATCGAACGACGCGCCACCAGCGCGCTGACAACGATTGTTTCTTCACGCATCCTGGCGTGGCTGCTGCGAGATGTTTTGCGCTGCGGTATGCGCTCAGAGGATAAATCGCTCCCGCGCCTGGCATTTAATGTTTCGCCATTGCTGCGTCAGGAGTTGATTCGTGGCGCGTTCAGCGGCGATGGCTCGGTGACGCTGGTGCAGAAGGGCCAGAACCTGATGCTGGAATACGCAACGGTCAGCAAAACCCTGGCTGATGGGATGGCGCTGCTGCTGCAAACCGTTGGGGTTATCCCTTCTATACGCACACGCTGGATGAATAAATCAAAGCAGCCAGCCTATATTCTACGCGTGAGCGGCTACGAACAAATTGCTTCCCTCAAAGATGCTTTTGGCGAGAAACGCCGCGCACAGATTGAGCGCGTCCTGGCAGGCTATCAGCGTCACATTCAGCCACATGGCTTTGAGCGGCATGGCCCTTTTGCGACGCTGGTGGTTCGTGAGGTGAAGCACGAAGACGTTGAAACGACGGTCTATAGTATGGAGACGAGCACCGGGACATTGATCGCGTCGTCTGGACTGATTAGCCATAACTGCTTCCCCAAGGATGTGAAGGCGCTGGCGCACATGGGCGCAGAGGCCGGCCTGCATCCGCAGCTTCTGAATGCGGTCATGGAGATTAACCAGGATCAGCGGCGGCTGGTGGTGGATAAACTGGTTTCGCTGTTGGGCGGGTTGCGCGGCGCAACTGTTGGCATCCTGGGCCTGGCCTTCAAGCCCAATACCGATGATATGCGCGACGCGCCTTCAGTTGATATTGTTCACTGGCTGCTGGCGCAAGGGGCCGAGGTGCGGGCCTATGATCCGGTGGCGATAGAGACAGCGCAGCAGGTGATGGCTGGTCTGCCGGTCACGTATTGTAAGACGAGTTACGAGGCGGCTGAGGGCGCTGACGCGCTGGTCGTCGTCACCGAATGGAATGAGTTCAAGTCGCTCAATATGCTGCGTATCCATGATAGCATGCGTCGGCCTATCCTGATTGATGGCCGCAACATCTATGAGCCAACGGAGATGCAGCGGCTGGGATTTACATATCGTGGCATGGGGCGTGCTTCGGGCAATGCGCTGCTTGGCCTGGCTAATGGGCAAAGCGCGAATGGCGCTGCTGAGGCTCGTGTTTCGGGGGCCTTACCAAAAGCCTCCAACGCCAGCTAG